The proteins below come from a single Prosthecobacter sp. SYSU 5D2 genomic window:
- a CDS encoding cyclopropane-fatty-acyl-phospholipid synthase family protein, with protein sequence MLNLNDLLAKDILPDAAIRFGIRQRLANTLRKHKQPTVEAQKAALIKHIESLKNSPVAIATDEANEQHYEVPTRFYQLCLGRHLKYSSGYWPEPGTTFDESEAIMLRMTCERAELANGQRILELGCGWGSLSLWMAEHYPGAQITSVSNSRTQKEFIDSEAEKRGLKNLTVITANMIHFEGVGEGVFDRCVSVEMFEHMKNYQELLRRISTWLKPGGKLFVHIFTHREYAYHYEVTSDDDWMAKYFFTGGQMPSDDLLLYFQDHLKIEQHWCVSGMHYSKTSEAWLGKMDANKEEIMQLFAATYGKDQAVKWWAYWRIFYMACAELWGYRDGEEWIVSHYRFAKPE encoded by the coding sequence ATGCTCAACCTTAACGATCTCCTCGCCAAAGACATCCTGCCGGATGCGGCCATCCGCTTCGGCATCCGCCAGCGGCTGGCCAATACGCTGCGCAAGCACAAGCAGCCCACCGTGGAAGCGCAAAAGGCCGCGCTGATAAAGCACATCGAAAGCCTGAAAAACAGCCCTGTGGCCATCGCTACAGATGAGGCCAATGAGCAGCACTATGAGGTGCCAACCCGCTTTTACCAGCTCTGCCTGGGCAGGCACCTGAAGTACAGCAGCGGCTACTGGCCGGAGCCAGGAACCACCTTTGATGAATCTGAAGCCATCATGCTGAGGATGACCTGTGAGCGGGCTGAGCTGGCCAATGGGCAGCGCATCCTGGAACTGGGCTGCGGGTGGGGTTCCCTGTCCCTCTGGATGGCGGAGCATTATCCAGGCGCCCAAATCACCAGCGTCTCCAATTCACGCACCCAAAAGGAGTTCATTGATTCGGAAGCGGAAAAGCGCGGCCTGAAAAACCTGACCGTCATCACGGCCAACATGATCCACTTTGAGGGTGTGGGAGAAGGCGTCTTCGACCGTTGTGTGTCCGTGGAAATGTTTGAGCACATGAAGAACTACCAGGAGCTGCTGCGGCGGATTTCCACCTGGCTGAAACCTGGCGGCAAACTCTTTGTCCACATCTTCACGCACCGCGAATATGCCTACCATTATGAGGTCACCAGCGACGATGACTGGATGGCCAAATACTTCTTTACCGGCGGGCAGATGCCTTCCGATGATCTGCTGCTGTATTTCCAGGATCATCTGAAAATCGAGCAGCACTGGTGCGTCAGCGGCATGCATTACAGCAAGACCTCCGAGGCCTGGCTGGGGAAGATGGATGCCAACAAGGAGGAGATCATGCAGCTGTTTGCTGCCACCTATGGCAAGGACCAGGCCGTGAAGTGGTGGGCCTACTGGCGCATCTTTTATATGGCCTGCGCGGAGCTGTGGGGATACCGCGACGGCGAAGAATGGATCGTCTCCCACTACCGGTTTGCCAAACCTGAATGA
- a CDS encoding glycogen/starch/alpha-glucan phosphorylase — protein sequence MTPAPCDLGNSTDSLKNSIINHLRFTLGAYVESASPNDWWVATCLAVRDRVMEHATKSRTLHRQSGVRRVHYLSLEYLMGRLLENNLRNSGLYDATKQALADMGKDLDVLLESEPDMGLGNGGLGRLAACFMDSLSTVNLPAIGYGIHYEFGLFRQEFVNGKQVEHPDAWMRDGSPWKIARPSYRQTIQLYGRVVQKFDDLGHPRSEWIETKSLLGLPWDIPIVGYDSHTVNVLRLWQAQADEDFNFQVFNEGSYVEALRDKAIAETVSKVLYPNDSTENGKELRLVQQYFFVACSLADIVRRFKVGYTLPWSEFPSKAAIQLNDTHPAVAIPELMRILVDLEGLPWDEAWAICQETFSYTNHTLLPEALEMWSVGLFERVLPRHLQIIYRINHKFLETEVENKWPGDAEKKRTLSLIEERGAKYVRMANLSVLGSHATNGVAALHTRLLCERLFADFYALFPERFLNLTNGITFRRWLDVCNPQLSALITETIGEKWKKDAMLLRELDPYADDPAFRARFAKIKRDHKVVLARIIQEDCGVTVSPDALFDVQIKRLHEYKRQHLNLLNIVTLYREILENPDADFHPRVFIFGAKAAPGYYLAKNIIHAINAVAAKVNNDPRVGDKLKVVFLPNYRVSLAEKIIPASDLSEQISTAGKEASGTGNMKLALNGSLTIGTLDGANVEIEEEVGSENIFIFGLTVEQVTELRTKGYNPWDYYWANEKLRNTIDMLSSDYFTGNAEEFQPLRNSLLDHGDPYLCLADYQMYVDAQAKVDATYKDQDKWVKMAILNTARVGKFSSDRTILEYADKVWNLPQVVIEG from the coding sequence ATGACTCCAGCCCCTTGCGACCTCGGCAATTCCACAGACAGCCTTAAAAACTCCATCATCAACCACCTGCGCTTCACCTTGGGCGCCTATGTGGAGTCCGCCAGCCCCAATGACTGGTGGGTGGCCACCTGTCTGGCTGTGCGTGACCGTGTCATGGAGCACGCCACCAAATCCCGCACGCTCCACCGCCAGTCTGGCGTGCGCCGGGTGCACTACCTGTCCCTGGAGTATCTCATGGGCCGCCTGCTGGAGAACAATCTGCGCAATTCCGGCCTGTATGATGCCACCAAGCAGGCCCTGGCAGACATGGGAAAAGACCTGGACGTGCTGCTGGAGAGCGAGCCTGACATGGGGCTCGGCAATGGTGGTCTGGGCCGTCTTGCCGCCTGTTTCATGGACAGTCTAAGCACGGTGAACCTGCCCGCCATCGGCTACGGCATCCACTATGAGTTCGGGCTTTTCCGGCAGGAGTTCGTCAATGGCAAGCAGGTGGAGCATCCGGATGCATGGATGCGTGATGGCAGCCCCTGGAAAATTGCCCGCCCCAGCTATCGCCAGACCATCCAGCTCTACGGTCGCGTTGTGCAGAAGTTTGACGACCTTGGCCACCCCCGCAGTGAGTGGATCGAGACCAAGAGCCTCCTGGGTCTCCCATGGGACATCCCCATTGTCGGTTATGACAGTCACACCGTCAATGTGCTCCGCCTCTGGCAGGCACAGGCGGATGAAGACTTTAACTTTCAGGTCTTCAATGAAGGCAGTTATGTCGAAGCCCTCCGCGACAAGGCCATCGCTGAAACGGTTTCCAAAGTTCTCTACCCCAACGATTCCACGGAGAACGGCAAAGAGCTCCGCCTTGTTCAGCAGTATTTCTTCGTTGCCTGCTCCCTGGCTGATATCGTCCGTCGTTTCAAAGTTGGTTATACTTTGCCTTGGAGCGAGTTTCCCTCCAAGGCCGCCATCCAGCTCAATGATACCCATCCGGCTGTCGCCATTCCTGAACTAATGCGCATCCTGGTGGACCTGGAGGGACTGCCTTGGGATGAAGCCTGGGCCATCTGCCAGGAAACCTTCTCCTACACCAATCATACGCTTCTTCCTGAAGCCCTGGAAATGTGGTCAGTGGGCCTGTTCGAACGCGTCCTGCCCCGGCATCTTCAGATCATCTACCGCATCAACCACAAGTTCCTCGAAACCGAAGTCGAGAACAAGTGGCCGGGCGATGCGGAGAAAAAACGCACCCTCTCCCTCATCGAAGAGCGCGGTGCCAAATACGTCCGCATGGCCAATCTGTCCGTGCTCGGCAGCCATGCCACCAATGGCGTCGCCGCCCTTCATACAAGGCTGCTTTGCGAGCGTCTGTTTGCTGACTTTTACGCGCTATTCCCGGAGCGCTTTCTCAACCTCACCAACGGCATCACCTTCCGCCGCTGGCTGGACGTTTGCAATCCCCAGCTCTCCGCCCTCATCACCGAGACCATCGGCGAGAAATGGAAAAAAGACGCCATGCTTCTTCGTGAGCTGGACCCCTATGCAGACGATCCGGCCTTCCGCGCCCGCTTTGCCAAGATCAAGCGCGACCACAAGGTCGTCCTGGCCCGGATCATTCAGGAGGATTGCGGGGTCACTGTCAGCCCGGATGCGCTCTTTGATGTGCAGATCAAACGTCTCCACGAGTACAAGCGCCAGCACCTGAACCTGCTGAACATCGTCACCCTGTATCGTGAAATTCTGGAAAATCCTGACGCTGATTTCCATCCACGTGTCTTCATTTTCGGTGCCAAGGCCGCTCCAGGTTATTATCTGGCCAAAAACATCATCCACGCCATCAATGCCGTGGCGGCCAAGGTCAATAATGACCCGCGCGTGGGTGACAAGCTGAAGGTCGTTTTCCTTCCGAACTATCGCGTCTCCCTGGCGGAGAAAATCATCCCCGCCTCCGACCTCTCGGAGCAGATCTCCACCGCCGGCAAGGAAGCCTCCGGTACCGGTAACATGAAGCTGGCCCTCAATGGCTCCCTCACCATCGGCACGCTTGACGGAGCCAATGTCGAAATTGAAGAGGAGGTCGGCTCAGAAAACATCTTCATCTTCGGGCTCACCGTTGAACAAGTCACCGAGCTGCGCACGAAAGGCTACAATCCGTGGGATTATTATTGGGCTAACGAGAAGTTGCGCAATACGATTGACATGCTCAGCAGCGACTACTTCACCGGCAATGCCGAGGAGTTCCAACCTCTGCGCAACAGCCTGCTGGATCATGGTGACCCCTACCTCTGTCTGGCCGACTACCAGATGTATGTGGACGCACAGGCCAAGGTGGATGCCACTTACAAGGACCAGGACAAGTGGGTCAAAATGGCCATCTTGAACACAGCCCGGGTCGGCAAATTCAGCAGCGACCGTACCATCCTCGAATACGCCGATAAAGTCTGGAATCTCCCCCAGGTGGTGATCGAAGGGTAA
- the rsmI gene encoding 16S rRNA (cytidine(1402)-2'-O)-methyltransferase, translating into MEDFADPGAGEAEPSSAVELPEEEEIVDLLPSSLPPALYLVGTPIGNLADITLRALHLLKTVSAIACEDTRHSGRLLSHHGIRSRLISLNEHNEARRIPELIAQLHQGSSIALISDAGMPTVSDPGQRLVQAVVAAGLRVEGIPGPSAVLTALAASGLPTTPFYFGGFLPHKKGQRNTELSSALQRDCTTVYFESPYRIVDTLAMIAEQSPEHRVVVARELTKKFEEFQRGPARNVLSHYQTKTPKGEITLVIAPRELPKWITW; encoded by the coding sequence ATGGAAGATTTTGCAGATCCGGGTGCCGGGGAAGCTGAACCTTCCTCAGCAGTGGAATTGCCTGAGGAAGAGGAGATCGTGGATCTCCTGCCCAGTTCCCTGCCGCCAGCACTTTACCTGGTTGGCACGCCAATTGGCAATCTCGCCGACATCACCCTGAGGGCCTTGCACCTTCTCAAAACCGTCAGCGCCATTGCCTGTGAGGACACCCGGCACTCTGGCCGGCTGCTTTCCCATCATGGCATCCGTTCCCGGCTCATCAGTCTCAATGAGCACAATGAAGCGCGTCGCATTCCGGAGCTGATTGCCCAGCTCCATCAGGGCAGTAGCATCGCCCTCATCTCAGATGCCGGCATGCCCACGGTCTCAGATCCCGGCCAGCGCCTGGTGCAGGCCGTGGTTGCCGCAGGGCTTCGTGTGGAGGGCATTCCAGGTCCAAGCGCCGTGCTCACCGCCCTGGCGGCATCGGGATTGCCTACCACTCCTTTTTACTTTGGCGGCTTCCTGCCTCACAAAAAAGGCCAGCGAAATACGGAACTGTCCAGCGCCCTGCAGAGAGATTGCACCACGGTGTATTTCGAAAGCCCTTATCGCATCGTCGATACGCTGGCGATGATTGCTGAGCAGTCTCCAGAGCACCGGGTCGTCGTTGCGCGGGAGTTGACGAAGAAGTTTGAGGAATTCCAGCGCGGTCCGGCCCGAAATGTGCTTTCTCACTACCAAACCAAGACACCCAAAGGTGAGATCACCCTGGTCATTGCACCACGTGAGCTGCCCAAATGGATCACTTGGTGA
- the lptE gene encoding LPS assembly lipoprotein LptE: MKTFFFASLLGVVVSLTSCAGYRLGSQKPAHLSHVTKLAVPTFENLTLEPRLGSLVTNAIIKQIQNSGGYEIVSAENAEAILEGRVTNVERSQFRADRRNVLRTSQLLMTLRVDYNIKDSGRSVIIHRGRASADSYTILDTNIQNSEAQALEDAAQRLSVNVASDITEGW; the protein is encoded by the coding sequence ATGAAAACTTTTTTTTTCGCCAGTCTCCTTGGTGTGGTTGTCAGTCTTACGAGCTGTGCAGGCTATCGTCTGGGCAGCCAGAAACCTGCACACCTGAGTCACGTCACCAAGCTGGCGGTGCCCACCTTTGAGAATCTGACCCTGGAGCCCCGTCTGGGCTCCTTGGTGACCAATGCCATCATCAAGCAGATTCAAAACAGCGGAGGTTATGAGATTGTCTCGGCTGAGAATGCCGAGGCCATTTTGGAAGGACGGGTGACCAACGTGGAGCGCTCCCAGTTCCGTGCGGATCGTCGCAACGTTTTGCGCACCTCGCAGCTCCTCATGACCTTGCGTGTGGATTACAACATCAAGGATTCCGGACGCAGTGTCATCATCCATCGCGGACGTGCCTCGGCAGATTCCTACACGATTCTGGATACCAACATTCAGAATTCGGAAGCGCAGGCTCTTGAGGACGCTGCCCAGCGTCTGTCTGTAAACGTTGCATCTGATATCACCGAAGGCTGGTGA
- a CDS encoding tetratricopeptide repeat protein, translated as MLPAPAHAFLGLFEKKSKQAPGANERQVQEAQATALLMAARDSQNNGKTGRAQSQYREIVKQYPFTTAAAEAAYANATITRSNSDVTTAFDAFQKFINDYRSSPRFNDALQQQYELAEEARGGRKQRAMLVLPVKMGGEDVIKLYQQIISNAPFGKLAPLAQFSIAEIYQDLGEKDRSVLAYQNVAENYPNTKQASEAQFRIGSISSVAASRSEDKSNLVATRDALTTYMTTNPKGERASEAEMILQQVNAAEATQSLSVGKFYQRMGKTKAAAIYYNEALKYGSPEASNEARELLAQLAAIDPEAVADAKKGQPDQDYTIPGARNLKNRDDYIGPLSPELTRLGQKPKMRAGDDNFLPIPIQEPTLPLTPGEAPTGGSLLPPMTEEKPALLPVPAVPDAPGIPPQLPVPPKPVTPAP; from the coding sequence ATGCTGCCAGCCCCAGCCCATGCTTTCCTGGGTCTTTTTGAAAAGAAAAGCAAGCAGGCGCCTGGTGCCAATGAACGCCAGGTACAGGAAGCCCAGGCCACGGCGCTGCTGATGGCCGCGCGTGATTCTCAGAACAATGGGAAAACAGGACGGGCCCAGAGCCAGTACCGGGAAATCGTCAAGCAATACCCGTTCACCACCGCCGCTGCGGAGGCCGCCTACGCCAACGCCACCATCACCCGCAGCAACAGCGACGTTACGACGGCGTTCGACGCCTTTCAGAAGTTCATCAATGACTACCGTTCCAGCCCCCGGTTCAATGATGCGCTCCAGCAGCAGTATGAGCTGGCGGAAGAAGCCCGTGGCGGTCGCAAACAGCGAGCCATGCTCGTCCTGCCGGTGAAGATGGGCGGGGAAGATGTCATCAAGCTTTATCAGCAGATCATTTCCAATGCCCCGTTTGGCAAACTGGCTCCTCTGGCCCAGTTCAGCATCGCCGAGATCTACCAGGACCTGGGGGAAAAAGACAGGTCCGTTCTGGCTTATCAGAACGTGGCTGAAAACTACCCGAATACCAAGCAGGCCAGCGAGGCCCAGTTCCGTATCGGCTCCATCAGCAGTGTGGCCGCCAGCCGCAGTGAAGATAAATCCAATCTCGTGGCCACCCGTGATGCGCTGACCACCTACATGACCACCAATCCGAAGGGTGAGCGTGCGAGCGAGGCCGAGATGATCCTTCAGCAGGTGAATGCCGCCGAAGCCACCCAGTCCCTCTCGGTAGGTAAATTTTACCAGCGGATGGGCAAGACCAAAGCGGCTGCCATTTATTACAACGAAGCCCTGAAATACGGTTCGCCGGAGGCTTCCAATGAAGCCCGTGAGCTGCTCGCCCAGCTTGCCGCCATTGATCCTGAGGCAGTGGCCGATGCAAAAAAAGGCCAGCCTGACCAGGACTACACCATTCCAGGTGCCCGCAATTTGAAAAACCGGGATGATTACATCGGACCGCTTTCGCCAGAACTCACCCGCCTCGGCCAGAAACCCAAGATGCGCGCTGGTGACGACAATTTCCTTCCCATCCCCATCCAGGAGCCTACGCTTCCTCTGACTCCAGGGGAAGCCCCTACCGGAGGCAGCCTGCTTCCGCCCATGACAGAAGAAAAACCGGCGCTTTTGCCCGTCCCTGCTGTTCCCGATGCACCCGGCATCCCGCCTCAGTTGCCCGTGCCGCCCAAGCCGGTCACACCTGCACCTTGA
- a CDS encoding type I phosphomannose isomerase catalytic subunit, translated as MNWNQPLRFRPLYQTRIWGGRNLESLYGRTLPDPALPYGESWEVSDREEAQSVIQEGSAAGMTLHEVWQQHRVSVFGAALEGHPSERFPLLIKILDACEDLSIQVHPPASVAAGLGGEPKTEMWFITQVQPGARLYAGLKSGVTRDQFESALQTGAVAELMHSIEPEAGDCLFLPSGRVHAIGAGLVIFEIQQNSDTTYRVFDWNRVGLDGQPRTLHVEQSLRSMDFSDHEPALQPRQANGTLVSCEDFHVSQAYASCGKLGRAGENLTIAMVAGSLSISGCPLQTGDFAVIPALMSDPERRLTEVSPDASWLEIRIPPSPTSAE; from the coding sequence ATGAACTGGAACCAACCGCTGCGTTTCCGCCCATTGTATCAAACCCGCATCTGGGGAGGGCGAAATTTGGAATCCCTTTACGGCCGGACCTTGCCGGACCCAGCTCTCCCCTATGGTGAATCCTGGGAGGTCAGTGACCGGGAGGAAGCACAGAGTGTCATTCAGGAAGGTTCGGCTGCGGGAATGACTTTGCATGAAGTCTGGCAGCAGCACCGGGTGTCTGTTTTTGGTGCCGCGCTGGAAGGGCACCCGTCCGAACGGTTTCCGCTACTCATCAAAATCCTGGATGCCTGTGAAGACCTTTCCATCCAGGTCCACCCTCCGGCCAGCGTCGCAGCCGGTCTTGGCGGCGAACCCAAAACAGAAATGTGGTTCATCACCCAGGTTCAGCCAGGTGCCCGTCTGTATGCAGGGTTGAAGTCGGGTGTCACACGGGACCAGTTTGAATCCGCTCTCCAGACGGGGGCTGTTGCAGAACTCATGCATTCCATTGAGCCGGAGGCCGGGGACTGTCTCTTTCTGCCCAGCGGCCGTGTTCATGCCATCGGTGCCGGTTTGGTCATCTTTGAGATCCAGCAAAACAGCGATACCACCTACCGCGTGTTTGACTGGAACCGCGTCGGGCTGGATGGCCAGCCGCGGACATTGCATGTAGAGCAGTCCCTGCGCAGCATGGACTTTTCAGATCATGAGCCTGCCTTGCAGCCCCGCCAGGCCAACGGTACGCTGGTAAGTTGTGAAGACTTCCATGTCAGCCAGGCTTATGCTTCCTGTGGGAAGCTGGGCAGGGCAGGGGAGAACTTGACCATCGCCATGGTCGCCGGCAGTCTTTCCATCAGCGGCTGTCCGTTGCAGACCGGAGACTTTGCGGTGATTCCAGCCTTGATGAGCGACCCGGAACGCCGTCTTACAGAGGTTTCCCCCGACGCAAGCTGGCTGGAAATCCGGATTCCGCCGTCACCGACATCCGCAGAATGA